A stretch of the Halococcus hamelinensis 100A6 genome encodes the following:
- a CDS encoding haloalkane dehalogenase, whose translation MALVRTPDDRFEDLPDYPYEANFVDVGGPEMAYVDEGSGDETFLCLHGEPTWGYLYRKLVPTLAEAGRVVVPDFVGFGRSEKYDDPAEYSFRMHYDSLVNFVEALDLTDVTLVCQDWGGILGLSVAGHHPERFARLVPMNTGIPSGDQEMPEAWETFRQFVEDADELPVSLFVENATSTDIPEEVLAAYEAPFPEESYKAGARVWPDMVPRKGGGEGTEITRPAAERLSAWEKPAFVLFSDSDPITTPDRDPLRDLIPTASEQPDVWIEGGGHFLQEDAGEEIAERIVDFVERTR comes from the coding sequence ATGGCGCTCGTTCGCACACCCGACGACCGGTTCGAGGACTTGCCGGACTATCCGTACGAGGCGAACTTCGTCGACGTCGGCGGACCGGAGATGGCTTACGTCGACGAAGGGAGCGGCGACGAGACGTTTCTGTGTCTCCACGGCGAGCCGACGTGGGGCTACCTCTATCGAAAGCTAGTGCCGACCCTCGCGGAGGCGGGGCGGGTCGTGGTCCCGGACTTCGTCGGGTTCGGCCGGTCGGAGAAGTACGACGACCCCGCCGAGTACTCCTTCCGCATGCACTACGACTCGTTGGTGAATTTCGTCGAGGCGCTCGACCTCACTGACGTCACCCTCGTCTGCCAGGACTGGGGCGGGATCTTGGGTCTCTCGGTCGCGGGTCACCACCCCGAACGGTTCGCACGGCTCGTCCCGATGAACACCGGGATCCCGAGCGGGGACCAGGAGATGCCCGAGGCGTGGGAGACCTTCCGCCAGTTCGTCGAGGACGCCGACGAACTCCCGGTCTCGCTGTTCGTCGAGAACGCCACCTCGACGGACATCCCGGAGGAGGTCCTCGCGGCCTACGAGGCTCCCTTCCCCGAGGAGTCGTACAAGGCCGGTGCGCGGGTCTGGCCCGACATGGTTCCCCGAAAGGGTGGCGGCGAGGGCACCGAGATCACCCGCCCCGCCGCGGAGCGCCTCTCGGCGTGGGAGAAGCCGGCGTTCGTGCTGTTCTCGGATTCGGACCCCATCACGACGCCCGACCGCGACCCGCTTCGCGACCTCATTCCGACGGCGAGCGAGCAACCGGACGTCTGGATCGAGGGCGGGGGTCACTTCCTCCAAGAGGACGCCGGCGAGGAGATAGCGGAGCGAATCGTCGACTTCGTCGAGCGGACGAGGTGA
- a CDS encoding GIY-YIG nuclease family protein yields the protein MTSGTYTLLIELPTPATIEVGALGERDLLAGWYAYTGSALGPGGFARVDRHREVAAGERDVRHWHIDYLLGRPATVLDRAVTTTVDAECAIARAVPGERVPAFGASDCDCESHLAFHEDRDGLSAGVETAHRDHGS from the coding sequence ATGACGAGCGGCACCTACACCCTCCTGATCGAGCTGCCGACGCCGGCGACCATCGAGGTTGGCGCGCTCGGCGAACGCGACCTCCTAGCAGGGTGGTACGCCTACACGGGCAGCGCGCTCGGCCCGGGCGGCTTCGCACGGGTCGATCGGCACCGCGAGGTCGCCGCCGGCGAGCGCGACGTCCGCCACTGGCACATCGACTATCTGCTCGGCCGCCCCGCGACGGTGCTCGACCGGGCCGTGACGACTACCGTCGACGCCGAGTGCGCCATCGCCCGGGCGGTTCCCGGCGAACGGGTCCCGGCGTTCGGGGCCTCCGACTGCGACTGTGAGTCCCATCTGGCGTTTCACGAGGACCGCGACGGACTCTCGGCGGGCGTCGAGACCGCGCATCGGGACCACGGCTCCTGA
- a CDS encoding CBS domain-containing protein gives MDDIFVGRLMSSDLHTVSPDTLVEEAANVMLEEGIGSVMVVDGNNDLQGILTTTDFVGIVAASSPKAETTVAKYMSTDVITTTVQDPITEVAETMLEHGFHHMPVVSDTDGVIGIITTADLTSYLSHVQTPSPS, from the coding sequence ATGGACGATATCTTCGTCGGTCGGCTGATGTCGAGCGACCTGCATACGGTGAGCCCGGACACGCTCGTCGAGGAGGCCGCGAACGTGATGCTGGAAGAGGGGATCGGCTCCGTGATGGTCGTCGACGGGAACAACGACCTCCAGGGGATCCTCACGACAACCGACTTCGTCGGGATCGTCGCCGCGAGCAGCCCGAAGGCCGAGACCACGGTCGCGAAGTACATGAGCACGGACGTCATCACCACGACGGTCCAGGACCCGATCACCGAGGTCGCCGAGACGATGCTCGAACACGGCTTCCACCACATGCCGGTCGTGAGCGACACCGACGGCGTCATCGGCATCATCACCACCGCCGACCTCACCTCGTACCTCTCGCACGTCCAGACCCCGAGCCCGTCGTAG
- a CDS encoding VOC family protein, protein MDLLHTCLNVADADRAVEFYVEELGFEASWSFETEDGETENRYVAADNGVELQLSETAGETEFEQGTAWDHVAVAVESVDEAFAEIDHHGVVQEPADNTPAGARTAFVRDPDGHVVELVESLDD, encoded by the coding sequence ATGGACCTGCTCCACACCTGCCTCAACGTCGCCGACGCCGACCGCGCGGTCGAGTTCTACGTCGAGGAGCTCGGTTTCGAGGCGTCGTGGTCGTTCGAGACCGAGGACGGCGAAACCGAGAATCGCTACGTCGCCGCGGACAACGGCGTCGAACTCCAGCTCTCGGAGACGGCGGGCGAGACCGAGTTCGAGCAGGGTACCGCCTGGGACCACGTCGCGGTGGCCGTCGAGAGCGTCGACGAGGCGTTCGCGGAGATCGACCACCACGGCGTGGTTCAGGAGCCCGCCGACAACACCCCCGCCGGGGCGCGTACGGCCTTCGTCCGCGACCCGGACGGGCACGTGGTCGAACTCGTCGAATCGCTCGACGACTGA